CGCGTCCAACAACGTGAAAGTTCTGTGCGTCCGTCACCACAGCCAGAGTTGCCGCGGTTTTGGTGCCACCACCGTCGATGCCCAGTACCAGTTGTCGGGACTGTAATCCGGTCATACCGTGAATTCCTCAGAGGGGATTTGCCGATCCAGCGACGGACTCAAGTTCACTCGGCTGCATCCAGTGCCCGCCGCAGATGGCCGCCCGCCTGCTTGAGCAGTTCTTCTGCACGTTCGGGAGACACATTCCGTTTCACGCTCACGATCGCCGTTTTCAATTCGCCATGACAGGCTTCCAGTACCGTCTCGGCTTCGTCACGCGGAAGATCGGTAAACGCGATCAATATTCGAATGGAGCGGTCAATCAGTTTCTTGTTCGTGGCCCGCAGATCGACCATCAGGTTGCCATACGTTTTACCAATCCGCACCATGGCCCCGGTCGTCAACATGTTCAACACCATTTTGGTTGCCGTCCCCGCCTTGAGACGCGTGGAACCGGTAATGACTTCCGGACCGACCACCGGACAGATAGTGAGATCGGCCACATCCGCCAGCTGATTCTCCTGATTGCAGGTAAACGCGATGGCAGCGGCCCCCTGCTCTCGCGCGTATTGCAGAGCGGCAATCACATACGGCGTGCGTCCACTGGTGGCGATTCCAACCAGGACATCATCCTGACTGAGCCCCAGTTCCTGCAGATCGGCGATGGCGAACTCGGGATGATCTTCGGCCCCTTCGACGGCATTCGTCAGGGCAGTTCGTCCCCCCGCAATTAACCCGACCACCTGTTCGGGTGGACTGTTAAATGTGGGTGGACACTCACTGGCATCCAGCACTCCCAGTCGCCCCGACGTCCCTGCGCCGATGTAAACCAGTCGACCACCGCGTCGAAACGCTTCGGCAATCAGATCGACGGCAGCAGCAATCGTTTCCGATTCTTTCGCGACGGCTGCAGCCACGCCGGCATCTTCAGCATTCATCAGCTGCACGATTTCCAGACTGCTCATGGCATCAATCCTGTCGGATGCCGGGTTGCGTTGTTCGGTCGTTAAATGCTCTAACATCATCTTTTGCCTGTTCGAATTGGAAGCGGACAGCTACTATGATAACCGGGAATCTGAATCCCGAAAGGATGCACTTCGCCAAACTCCACTGGAATTGGAAATTGTGCCCCCTGAAGCTCCTGTCACGCGTTCTGCCAATCATCACACGTTCCAAAATAACGGGTTGCACTGTGAACATCGCCATCGGAAATATCGATCTGATCATCCTGGGACTCTACCTGGCAGGCGTTGTCTGGTTCGGATCCTGGGTGGGCGGCAAGCAGAAAGATCTGTCCGATTATCTGCTCGGTGGAAAAACGCTCCCGTGGTGGGCCATCCTCGGCTCCATCGTGGCCACAGAGACCAGCACCGTCACCTTCCTGAGTGTGCCCGGCATCGCGTATCAGCCGGACG
The DNA window shown above is from Gimesia chilikensis and carries:
- the murQ gene encoding N-acetylmuramic acid 6-phosphate etherase, translated to MMLEHLTTEQRNPASDRIDAMSSLEIVQLMNAEDAGVAAAVAKESETIAAAVDLIAEAFRRGGRLVYIGAGTSGRLGVLDASECPPTFNSPPEQVVGLIAGGRTALTNAVEGAEDHPEFAIADLQELGLSQDDVLVGIATSGRTPYVIAALQYAREQGAAAIAFTCNQENQLADVADLTICPVVGPEVITGSTRLKAGTATKMVLNMLTTGAMVRIGKTYGNLMVDLRATNKKLIDRSIRILIAFTDLPRDEAETVLEACHGELKTAIVSVKRNVSPERAEELLKQAGGHLRRALDAAE